In one Candidatus Absconditicoccus praedator genomic region, the following are encoded:
- a CDS encoding VTT domain-containing protein, whose product MKEIIELINLFYEYFVYTVDLFLGFEYYFLYIPFLFLVFGFFETFAFTGYLIPMEVIIIGVTALIVDHNYLIIFSGLVLYIGVFVGLIVGYFFGNYFFKGTIQTLEKNYPTLKQYFQDIDYKMSRYHFWSFPILINVGFLRPLLSVHLGARGYNFKKFVLGSILGTFFYVIPRIIIGIFLGYFGKIIIEYATIGYQFFIVIIFLIILFAFFIDFKKFKKNFKN is encoded by the coding sequence ATGAAAGAAATAATAGAACTTATTAACTTATTTTATGAATATTTTGTTTATACTGTAGATTTATTTTTGGGATTTGAATATTATTTTTTGTATATCCCCTTTCTTTTTTTGGTTTTTTGATTTTTTGAGACTTTTGCTTTCACTTGATATTTGATTCCTATGGAAGTTATTATAATATGAGTAACTGCATTAATTGTAGATCATAATTATTTAATAATATTTTCTTGATTGGTATTATATATATGAGTTTTTGTGTGATTGATTGTATGATACTTTTTTTGAAATTATTTTTTCAAATGAACTATTCAAACTTTAGAAAAAAACTATCCTACATTAAAACAATATTTTCAAGATATTGATTATAAAATGAGTAGGTATCATTTTTGGTCGTTTCCTATACTTATAAATGTTTGATTTTTAAGACCTTTACTTTCAGTACATTTATGAGCAAGATGATATAATTTCAAAAAATTTGTTTTATGAAGTATTTTATGAACTTTTTTTTATGTTATTCCTAGAATTATAATATGAATTTTTTTGGGGTATTTTTGAAAAATAATTATAGAGTATGCAACAATATGATATCAGTTTTTTATTGTAATTATCTTTTTGATAATATTGTTTGCCTTTTTTATAGATTTTAAAAAATTTAAGAAAAATTTTAAAAATTAG
- a CDS encoding putative zinc-binding metallopeptidase: protein MKKLLIKIFLGSLIIYVGLFGFPQEVGDSSNKIKYDRAADFLIGKNLIEEVESFEKIKAEDFVKDESDMQSIYKESKEKAKQTIEEIVDSNNDEQEVHTSPVELELNEETYSKLCSIFVEKCRLTGFHRDIQVQDRVLYQALMIYLMKNIDDFLDYERGLIETIRNINVTQKSGRRGYAGHHNIMMNIQSIPNEIEFMEVFVHELGHIIDLGVLRGSGGNKHTAFTEFGEEVFYEDDPSLSFYSISWEDENTRKASARREDFVGGYAMTNPFEDFAETVNMYINHYGAFRQMANYSTNLRRKFMFMERLFGGDYINYDQQNKQKVKSNPERRPRDTTKMYN, encoded by the coding sequence ATGAAGAAACTTTTAATTAAAATATTTTTGGGTAGTTTGATAATATATGTTGGCTTGTTTGGCTTCCCTCAGGAAGTATGAGATAGCAGTAATAAAATCAAATATGATAGGGCTGCAGATTTTTTGATATGAAAAAATTTGATAGAGGAGGTTGAATCTTTTGAAAAAATAAAGGCAGAAGATTTTGTAAAAGATGAAAGTGATATGCAGAGCATTTATAAAGAATCAAAAGAAAAAGCCAAACAAACTATCGAAGAAATAGTAGATAGCAACAATGATGAACAGGAAGTTCATACATCTCCAGTAGAACTAGAGTTGAATGAAGAAACATATTCAAAGCTATGTTCTATATTTGTAGAAAAATGTAGACTTACTTGATTTCATAGAGATATTCAGGTACAGGATAGAGTTTTGTATCAGGCTTTGATGATATACTTAATGAAAAATATAGATGACTTCCTGGATTATGAAAGATGATTAATAGAAACAATTAGAAATATAAATGTTACTCAAAAAAGTTGAAGAAGATGATATGCTTGACATCATAATATAATGATGAATATTCAATCAATCCCAAATGAAATAGAGTTTATGGAAGTGTTTGTGCATGAACTTGGTCATATAATTGACTTGGGAGTTTTGAGATGATCTTGAGGCAATAAACATACAGCTTTTACAGAGTTTGGAGAAGAGGTATTTTATGAAGATGATCCTTCCTTGAGTTTTTATAGCATAAGCTGGGAAGATGAGAATACAAGAAAAGCATCTGCTAGGAGAGAAGATTTTGTGGGTGGGTATGCTATGACAAATCCGTTTGAAGATTTTGCAGAAACTGTAAATATGTATATCAATCATTATGGAGCATTTAGACAAATGGCAAATTATAGTACAAATTTGAGAAGAAAATTTATGTTTATGGAAAGATTGTTTTGATGAGATTATATAAACTATGACCAACAAAATAAACAAAAGGTAAAATCAAATCCAGAGCGGAGACCTCGGGATACTACCAAAATGTATAATTAA
- a CDS encoding PH domain-containing protein has product MKKIFPGQAVNEKVLFFGRENILRYIFHNFNYIMIFLGLGFFFSLFLVMFFDLLFATVFFIIFVSFCIGFLFVVFWYNTYLVITNKRIMKFLKNGIFKNSSQEITIYSLQESTYKYNGFLDRILNCGNVSFYGKDQNIVIWFKGIKHPEEVTRYTSRLRDFLIENPNYDYTQISEFIPRNLRQKQKGKK; this is encoded by the coding sequence ATGAAAAAAATATTTCCTGGTCAGGCAGTAAATGAAAAAGTCTTATTTTTTGGTAGGGAAAATATATTAAGATATATTTTTCACAATTTTAATTATATAATGATTTTTTTATGACTTTGATTTTTTTTTAGTTTGTTTTTGGTTATGTTTTTTGATTTGTTGTTTGCAACTGTTTTCTTTATAATTTTTGTATCATTTTGTATATGATTTTTATTTGTTGTTTTTTGGTATAATACTTATCTTGTTATTACCAATAAAAGAATAATGAAATTTTTAAAAAATTGAATATTCAAAAATTCTTCTCAAGAGATAACAATATATTCTTTACAAGAAAGTACATATAAATATAATTGATTTTTGGATAGAATTTTGAATTGTTGAAATGTAAGTTTTTATTGAAAAGATCAAAATATAGTTATATGGTTTAAATGAATTAAACATCCTGAAGAAGTAACAAGATATACAAGTAGATTAAGAGACTTTCTTATAGAAAATCCAAATTACGATTATACCCAAATATCTGAATTTATACCAAGAAACCTTAGGCAAAAACAAAAATGAAAGAAATAA
- a CDS encoding integrase core domain-containing protein: MNIHKNTRLTPLQRKEVWEYYKRGMKPKDLHIKFNVSLPTIYKIIKRARTQEFLPRNSINNRFRNIRRGLLRLAKIESKIIEKKNKEARRYNKNYPGEMMHFDTKKLPLIRGAANKKSEYLFVGIDDYSRELYVAIMQDKTQVSSSMFLRQVIDECPYTIECVYSDNGVEYKGNDKHEFVKECVKSGIKQKFTKVRTPRTNGKAERVIRTLIDMWHSKEVFKSSEHRKMSLKRFVNRYNTVKPHKGLDNKTPYEVIEKFYYG, translated from the coding sequence ATGAATATACATAAAAATACAAGACTAACACCACTCCAGAGAAAAGAGGTCTGGGAATACTATAAAAGATGAATGAAGCCTAAGGATTTACATATTAAGTTCAATGTATCATTGCCTACCATATACAAGATAATAAAGAGAGCAAGAACTCAAGAGTTTTTACCAAGAAATTCTATCAATAATAGATTTAGAAACATTAGGCGATGATTACTTAGATTAGCTAAAATAGAATCTAAGATAATAGAAAAGAAAAACAAAGAAGCTAGAAGATACAATAAAAACTACCCTTGAGAAATGATGCATTTTGACACAAAAAAACTACCTCTTATAAGATGAGCAGCAAACAAAAAGTCTGAATACTTATTTGTATGAATAGACGACTATTCTAGAGAACTTTATGTAGCTATAATGCAAGATAAGACACAAGTATCTTCGTCTATGTTTCTTAGACAGGTAATAGATGAATGTCCTTACACTATTGAGTGTGTGTACTCAGATAATTGAGTTGAGTACAAATGAAATGATAAACATGAATTTGTTAAAGAGTGTGTAAAAAGCTGAATAAAGCAAAAATTTACAAAAGTTAGAACACCAAGAACAAATTGAAAAGCAGAGAGGGTTATAAGAACATTAATCGATATGTGGCACAGTAAGGAAGTTTTTAAGTCATCAGAACATAGAAAAATGTCTTTAAAAAGATTTGTAAATCGATATAACACTGTAAAGCCACATAAATGACTAGATAATAAAACTCCTTATGAAGTTATTGAAAAGTTCTATTACTGATAA
- a CDS encoding PolC-type DNA polymerase III, with protein MLKDLNYVCFDFETTGLNIQKDEPIQIGLVQFDKDFNIIKQYKSFVKPSKKLDKIKDIVSFITDITIEDIQDAPDIYQVVEDIKGFFDENTVLIGHNVGFDIQILQKYLDIEYFLSIDTYNLSRVIYHFLPSYSLEVVFENIKKNSKQNIQLKYHDALSDSIACKHIFEEFVNYSSYIFEKYDILPYIVSCNQGNYNKIYDLSRFSANKSNDLPPLQKSVNPEKRFFSKNGYDLLDIDNKEKVYIGNIDKKKLISGILGKNEKLVFAFSSVGKLKIIRQILSNLGVNNIGNLGEESFIDEEKIKKFLEKDSFKDFEVEFLMKYFIQYDKGSGFLDISTSQEYWIRNFLKKTVNKKLPNIVLSTHGGLLENLDKYKDELSDYKIVFFDWDWWYISFLKYLNKPIDVYDIVYLLENLSYKYHLESDKLYQIDQFFKKYMIFCGVFFQEITNKFKNTDKPKVEIDAVFDNQDFWKTNKVFDGLKNDFKQLKNYLDEYDWYSIKQKFLELYYVMDNIFIAEKKMYEEDKFYFVLQKTDNVINYMEFLDKFQDVDVVFFSNYSKENFKKLDTDDSMYSGIQIQSVSKKENIKIDCDSIFILCANKSYSQELLFYLNDNNNSYTLLAENITGGLGKNLFYAKQQNKKIVIGGFEFLMSLFAEKVFFNKIIKYHIPGPLEKQMIMDVRYYNNQNEETFN; from the coding sequence ATGTTAAAAGACTTGAATTATGTATGTTTTGATTTTGAAACTACTTGATTGAATATTCAAAAAGATGAGCCTATACAAATTGGTTTGGTGCAGTTTGATAAAGATTTCAATATAATAAAGCAATACAAAAGCTTTGTAAAACCATCCAAAAAACTTGATAAGATAAAAGATATAGTTAGTTTTATCACAGATATAACCATAGAAGATATTCAGGATGCTCCTGATATTTATCAAGTTGTAGAGGATATAAAAGGATTTTTTGATGAAAATACAGTTTTGATTTGACATAATGTAGGTTTTGATATACAAATTCTTCAAAAATATTTGGATATAGAATATTTTTTGAGTATAGATACTTATAATTTATCAAGAGTGATTTATCATTTTCTTCCTAGTTATTCTTTGGAGGTGGTATTTGAAAATATCAAAAAAAACTCCAAACAAAATATCCAACTAAAATATCATGATGCACTTTCTGACAGTATTGCTTGTAAGCATATATTTGAAGAATTTGTGAATTATTCTTCGTATATATTTGAAAAATATGATATACTACCTTATATTGTCTCTTGTAACCAATGAAACTACAATAAAATCTATGATTTATCTAGATTTTCTGCAAATAAGTCTAATGATTTGCCTCCATTGCAAAAATCAGTAAATCCTGAGAAAAGATTTTTTTCAAAAAACTGATACGATTTGTTGGATATAGACAACAAAGAAAAAGTATATATATGAAATATAGACAAGAAAAAGCTAATTTCTTGAATTTTATGAAAAAATGAGAAACTTGTTTTTGCTTTTTCTTCTGTATGAAAATTGAAGATAATCAGGCAAATACTATCAAATCTTGGGGTAAATAATATATGAAATTTGTGAGAAGAAAGCTTTATTGATGAAGAAAAAATAAAGAAATTTTTGGAGAAAGATAGTTTCAAAGATTTTGAGGTTGAATTTTTGATGAAATATTTTATCCAGTACGACAAGTGAAGTTGATTTTTGGATATATCAACTTCTCAAGAATATTGGATACGAAACTTTTTGAAAAAAACTGTGAACAAAAAACTTCCCAATATTGTCCTTTCAACTCATTGATGATTATTAGAGAACTTGGATAAATACAAAGATGAACTTTCAGACTACAAAATAGTTTTCTTTGACTGGGATTGGTGGTATATATCTTTTCTTAAATATCTGAACAAACCAATAGATGTATATGATATAGTATATTTACTTGAAAATCTTTCTTACAAATATCATCTTGAATCTGACAAATTGTACCAAATAGATCAGTTTTTCAAAAAATATATGATTTTTTGTTGAGTTTTTTTTCAGGAAATTACAAACAAGTTCAAAAATACTGATAAACCCAAAGTAGAGATAGATGCTGTTTTTGATAACCAAGACTTTTGGAAAACAAACAAGGTTTTTGATGGTTTGAAAAATGATTTCAAACAACTTAAGAATTACTTGGATGAGTATGATTGGTATAGCATAAAGCAGAAGTTTCTTGAGCTTTATTATGTTATGGACAATATTTTTATAGCAGAAAAGAAGATGTATGAAGAAGACAAATTCTATTTTGTACTACAAAAAACTGATAATGTGATAAATTATATGGAGTTTTTGGATAAATTTCAGGATGTAGATGTGGTGTTTTTTTCTAATTATTCCAAAGAAAATTTCAAAAAGCTTGATACTGATGATAGTATGTATTCTGGTATACAAATTCAGTCTGTTTCCAAAAAAGAAAACATAAAAATAGATTGTGATAGTATTTTTATATTGTGTGCCAATAAGTCTTATTCTCAAGAACTTTTATTTTATCTAAATGATAATAATAACTCATATACATTATTGGCAGAGAATATTACTTGATGACTGGGAAAAAATTTGTTTTATGCAAAACAGCAAAACAAAAAAATAGTAATAGGTTGATTTGAGTTTTTGATGTCATTATTTGCAGAAAAAGTATTTTTCAATAAAATTATAAAATATCATATACCTTGACCACTGGAAAAACAAATGATAATGGATGTTAGATATTATAATAATCAAAATGAAGAAACTTTTAATTAA
- the smpB gene encoding SsrA-binding protein SmpB gives MKIITKNKYAYLNYDIHEKFESGVVLKGFETKAVKLGKVNIKDSFIQVRGGEIFILNMDIPLYNKTSFNIVPWYDSKRNRKLLMKKPQIARLYERTKKTGLVLIPLKVYENKRKLVKIEIGLAKLRKKVEKKQIIKERDIQRQASKDIKRLKI, from the coding sequence ATGAAAATAATAACAAAAAATAAATATGCATACCTAAATTATGATATTCATGAAAAATTTGAATCATGAGTAGTTTTGAAATGATTTGAAACAAAAGCAGTAAAACTTTGAAAAGTTAATATCAAAGATAGTTTTATCCAAGTAAGATGATGAGAGATCTTCATATTGAATATGGATATTCCTTTGTACAACAAAACAAGTTTCAACATTGTCCCTTGGTATGATTCCAAAAGAAATAGAAAATTACTTATGAAAAAGCCTCAAATAGCAAGACTTTATGAAAGAACAAAAAAAACAGGGCTAGTACTTATTCCCCTGAAAGTTTATGAAAATAAAAGAAAGCTTGTTAAGATAGAAATATGACTTGCTAAACTTAGAAAGAAAGTAGAGAAAAAACAGATAATTAAAGAAAGAGATATACAAAGACAAGCTTCAAAAGATATTAAAAGGCTGAAAATCTAA
- a CDS encoding 4a-hydroxytetrahydrobiopterin dehydratase, translating to MDNWVKNSKSISKEFNFNSYLKGLEFAFKVGEKADQLDHHPQIIIEYKKVIVESTTHSTGGTVTEKDNNLAMEIDKIFESFNS from the coding sequence ATGGATAACTGGGTAAAAAACAGCAAATCAATATCCAAAGAGTTTAATTTTAATTCTTATTTAAAGGGATTAGAATTCGCATTTAAAGTATGAGAAAAAGCAGACCAACTAGATCATCATCCTCAAATAATTATAGAATACAAAAAAGTTATTGTTGAATCAACAACACACTCTACATGATGAACTGTTACTGAAAAAGACAACAATCTTGCAATGGAAATAGACAAAATATTCGAATCTTTTAATAGTTAG
- a CDS encoding GspE/PulE family protein, which yields MQNKLDKRILETSDINEINPDLQKLNIISHHLAEKSESLIFDGEKNKLCILTTNRFPNILTQILDKIAAKGYSFEFYYTDELAFSLALNWYDDLHAKEEKEEQDVKERKNVRGKDALKMIKKVYEEKDKFQEGEFIQEIIRLSFQSGASDLHLQPEESGVVLRVRRDGVLKTVFVFEHKEFRKYMMKLKFMSGARINVDTIPQDGRFDFTSYENGKETKIDVRINFMPGLRGESVVMRFLDANKSILSFGKIGFMDDSLSILQNNLQKNYGMILVTGPTGSGKTTTLYSMLNYLNDPGKKIITLEDPVEYELPGIQQSQMSEKDGYTYEKGLKAVLRQDPEVIMVGEIRTLETAEIAISAALTGHLVISTLHTNTAIEAVSRLLNMGVKPYMLAPALNLVVGQRLVRKIHDCHTKKQAGFAESEEVRTTIKKIKDAKKVDVDFDGNLPHPAGCEFCGHEGFSGRIAAVETFELNDEIKDAIVANKTSLEIYSIARQSGYLTMKEDGYIKMLKNYTTLDEIRRML from the coding sequence ATGCAAAATAAGCTTGATAAAAGAATATTGGAGACGTCAGATATAAACGAAATAAATCCTGACTTACAAAAACTTAATATAATATCTCATCACTTAGCTGAGAAATCAGAAAGCCTAATTTTTGATTGAGAAAAAAATAAATTGTGCATTCTTACTACCAATAGATTTCCAAATATACTTACTCAGATACTTGATAAAATAGCTGCAAAATGATATAGTTTTGAGTTTTATTATACAGATGAATTAGCTTTTTCTTTGGCTCTTAACTGGTATGATGACTTGCATGCAAAAGAAGAAAAAGAAGAACAAGATGTCAAAGAAAGAAAAAATGTAAGATGAAAAGATGCTTTAAAGATGATAAAAAAAGTTTATGAAGAGAAAGATAAATTTCAAGAAGGTGAGTTTATACAAGAAATTATTAGGTTGAGTTTTCAGTCTTGAGCTTCAGACTTACATCTCCAGCCTGAAGAATCTTGAGTAGTGCTCCGTGTAAGAAGGGATTGAGTATTGAAAACTGTATTTGTTTTTGAACACAAAGAGTTTAGAAAATATATGATGAAATTGAAATTTATGTCAGGCGCAAGAATAAATGTAGATACAATTCCTCAAGATTGAAGATTTGATTTTACTAGTTATGAAAACTGAAAAGAAACAAAAATAGATGTAAGAATTAACTTTATGCCTTGATTAAGAGGTGAAAGTGTGGTTATGAGATTTCTTGATGCTAACAAATCTATACTTTCTTTCTGAAAAATAGGTTTTATGGATGATAGTTTATCTATACTTCAAAATAATCTTCAAAAAAACTACTGAATGATACTTGTGACTTGACCTACATGATCAGGTAAAACTACTACCTTATATTCTATGTTAAATTATTTAAACGATCCAGGAAAGAAGATAATAACTTTGGAAGATCCAGTAGAGTATGAACTTCCTTGAATCCAGCAATCTCAAATGTCAGAAAAAGATTGATATACATATGAAAAATGACTTAAAGCAGTACTTAGACAAGATCCCGAAGTAATAATGGTGTGAGAAATTAGAACCCTAGAAACAGCAGAAATAGCAATAAGTGCAGCATTGACATGACATTTGGTGATATCTACATTACATACAAATACTGCTATAGAAGCAGTTTCTAGGCTTTTGAATATGTGAGTTAAACCTTATATGCTTGCACCAGCTTTGAATTTGGTGGTTTGACAAAGGTTGGTGAGAAAAATACATGATTGTCATACTAAAAAGCAAGCTTGATTTGCAGAGTCAGAAGAAGTTAGAACTACCATAAAAAAAATTAAAGATGCAAAAAAAGTTGATGTTGATTTTGACTGAAACCTTCCACATCCTGCTTGATGTGAGTTTTGTTGACATGAATGATTTTCATGAAGAATTGCAGCTGTAGAAACTTTTGAATTAAACGATGAAATAAAAGATGCTATCGTAGCCAATAAAACATCTTTAGAAATATATTCAATAGCAAGACAATCTTGATATCTAACCATGAAAGAGGACTGATACATCAAAATGCTTAAAAATTATACCACACTAGATGAAATCAGAAGAATGTTGTAA